DNA from Arthrobacter sp. FW305-BF8:
TACGGCCTGGCCGCGATGGAGCTGGAGGCCGGCGACTCCGGAATCCGCACGTTCGTCTCGGTCCAGGGTTCACTGGCGATGAGTGCCATCCACAAATGGGGCTCCGAGGACCAGAAACAGGAGTGGCTCCCCCGGATGGCCGCCGGCGAGGTGATCGGCTGTTTCGCGTTGACGGAGCCGACGGCGGGCTCGGACCCGTCGTCGATGACCACCACAGCGCGCCGGGACACCGCCGCGCGGCGGGACGGAACCGGCGAGGACGCCGGCTGGATCCTGGACGGCGCCAAGCGCTGGATCGGGCTCGCTTCCGTGGCCGACGTCCTGGTGGTCTGGGCGAGGACCGACGACGGCGTCCGCGGCTTCCTCGTTCCCGCCGCCACGGCGGGCGTCACCGCCACCCCGATCGGCCGGAAACTGTCCATGCGCGCATCGATCCAGTGCGATGTGACGTTCGACGGCGTCCGGCTGGGTCCGGAGGCAATGCTGCCGGGTGCGCGGGGACTCAGCGGCCCGTTCAGCTGCCTCAACGAGGCAAGGTACGGCATCGCCTGGGGTGCCATGGGCGCGGCCCGCGATTCCTACGAGGCGGCACTGCGGTATTCGATGGAGCGCCAGCAGTTCGGCAAGCCACTGGCCGGGTACCAGCTGACGCAGGAGAAGCTCGTCAACATGCTGCTCGAGGTCCAGAAGGGCACCATGCTTGCGCTGCACCTGGGCCGGCTCAAGGA
Protein-coding regions in this window:
- a CDS encoding acyl-CoA dehydrogenase family protein, encoding MSNDALDPVEATAEYGLPDPSDVLALDSLLSPNELALRQRIRDFTDQQIRPDIADWYEQGVFPLHLPAQLGELGVLGMHLEGYGCPGRSAVEYGLAAMELEAGDSGIRTFVSVQGSLAMSAIHKWGSEDQKQEWLPRMAAGEVIGCFALTEPTAGSDPSSMTTTARRDTAARRDGTGEDAGWILDGAKRWIGLASVADVLVVWARTDDGVRGFLVPAATAGVTATPIGRKLSMRASIQCDVTFDGVRLGPEAMLPGARGLSGPFSCLNEARYGIAWGAMGAARDSYEAALRYSMERQQFGKPLAGYQLTQEKLVNMLLEVQKGTMLALHLGRLKDAGRLRPEQISLAKLNNVREAIKVAREARTILGGNGITLDYSPLRHAANLESVRTYEGTDEVHTLILGQHITGLPAFR